DNA from Halopiger aswanensis:
TCGCCGACATCGTGACTTACCTCGTCGGCGTCGCCGAAAAAGAGCCGAGTGACTTCCTCGTCGAACAGGGGCTCCTCGTCGGCACGACGGAGTTCTTCGCGAAGAGCCACGTCCTCAAGCGGCAGTACGAGGACGAGGGACACCCCTTCGGCTGGATGCAGGACGGTGTCTTCGAGCTGTTCGACCGAGAGGGGCGGCTGTACCACTGGCAGACCGAGGAGGAACTCGTCGACGTGACAGAAGACCTCCCGTGACGGGGCGGGACCGCGACTGCCTGTGTTAACTGACCTGGTCGTGCTGCTCAGCAACGTGCTCGGCTTCCTCAAGGACTGTCGTGAGATAGCGGTCAGTCATCATTCGACGGAGATGTGTCTCTGCCCCTCCACGGGCGCAGAAAAACTTAACCAACAGAGCGGAAGGAACCCATCACCCCGTTGGTTAACTGAGTTAGGACGAGGATCCGTCTTTGAGGATCTCGATCAGTTCCTCTGCTGTTCGACTAATCCGCCCGAGACGTTCGCGGACGACCTCGGGATCGTCCGACTCCCACGTAGCGAGGTAGAATGCTGACCCGCTGGTGTCGAGCCCGCAGTACCGGCCGACGACATACGCGACAGCTTCGGCCTCGAGTTCGCGTTTCGACCGCTCGGTGTCGTCGTCGACGTCGAAATGAAGCAGGGCGTGCGCGTACTCATGGATCAGCGTTCGGGCGAGATCGGCATTGTTCTCTCGGTCACGGATCTCGACGCGCGGCTGCATATCAATAAGGCTGCGCTGCTTACAGACGCCCCTCGCTTCACCGTGGGTCCACTCTTCCTCTGGAAGGATCCGAACCGTCACGCCGAGTTCGTCAGCGGCGTCGATCAACTGTGGAACGAGATCACCGGCGTCACCAGTCGCTTCTGTCTCGAGGTCCGGAAGCGGCTCACCCTTGGTCTGGG
Protein-coding regions in this window:
- a CDS encoding ArdC-like ssDNA-binding domain-containing protein, whose product is MSTTSDSSVSFEQTDTRSDEMNSTIEQWIDDLVAEVDDAQASAEFQEWLDVQSRFHDYSHRNTLLIKLQYPDATRVAGYRTWQEEFDRHVKEGEQAIWIWAPIITKQCPECENSPSYHENSDCDYDETPPEEWSKGLVGFKPAPVFDISQTKGEPLPDLETEATGDAGDLVPQLIDAADELGVTVRILPEEEWTHGEARGVCKQRSLIDMQPRVEIRDRENNADLARTLIHEYAHALLHFDVDDDTERSKRELEAEAVAYVVGRYCGLDTSGSAFYLATWESDDPEVVRERLGRISRTAEELIEILKDGSSS